One window from the genome of Gadus macrocephalus chromosome 7, ASM3116895v1 encodes:
- the LOC132461234 gene encoding uncharacterized protein LOC132461234 isoform X1, with translation MPEPVDEEPDNIPGQRRVVSEEDLVGKRANIAFNDNLLTLANHLSLPMKKCSHRDKQSGACPGARPFRINLKPRGTGVILEWLCPFGHVVWQWNSQPTLKFGMQGGDFLLSMNILLSGNNYRKVALLFKFMNMGMVAEGTHFRLQDAYCIEPVQEYWEKTRAEVLERLHEKDHVVVLGQFSLDCIYIFVKNQLSNSSGNFGSNILYFCLLYSLGDGRMDSPGHCAQFCTYTTLEQDSSDIVYIVSVDKRETSRNSVIMERECFTRTMDVLLQELPIKEVVTDAHPQISALLSKDFLILILLMSM, from the exons ATGCCAGAACCTGTTGATGAGGAACCAGATAATATTCCTGGGCAGCGTAGAGTTGTGTCTGAGGAGGACCTGGTTGGTAAAAGAGCCAATATCGCCTTCAATGACAACCTCCTTACACTTGCCAACCACTTGAGTTTGCCCATGAAAAAGTGCAGCCACAGGGACAAACAGTCTGGAGCATGCCCTGGTGCTCGGCCATTTCGGATCAATCTCAAACCAAGAGGGACTGGCGTCATTTTGGAATGG CTGTGTCCCTTTGGACACGTAGTGTGGCAGTGGAATTCACAGCCGACACTAAAGTTCGGCATGCAGGGTGGTGATTTTCTGCTGTCCATGAACATTCTGCTGTCAGGCAACAACTACAGAAAAGTGGCCCTCCTGTTCAAATTCATGAACATGGGTATGGTTGCAGAGGGCACACACTTCAGGCTGCAGGATGCCTACTGCATAGAGCCTGTGCAGGAATACTGGGAGAAAACCAGGGCGGAAGTCCTAGAGCGCTTGCATGAAAAGGACCATGTTGTTGTCTTGGGTCAGTTTTCTCTTGATTGCATTTATATATTCGTGAAAAACCAACTGTCAAATTCAAGTGGGAACTTCGGCTCTAATATTCTTTATTTCTGTTTGCTCTATTCACTAGGTGATGGCAGAATGGATTCTCCTG GTCATTGTGCCCAGTTTTGCACCTACACCACTCTAGAGCAAGACTCCAGCGATATAGTTTACATTGTTTCGGTTGACAAACGTGAGACTAGCCGAAATTCTGTGATCATGGAGAGGGAGTGCTTTACAAGGACCATGGATGTGCTGCTCCAGGAACTTCCCATTAAAGAAGTGGTCACTGATGCCCACCCCCAGATCTCTGCCTTGCTAAGTAAggacttcctcatcctcattttGCTAATGTCCATGTGA
- the LOC132461234 gene encoding uncharacterized protein LOC132461234 isoform X2 — translation MPEPVDEEPDNIPGQRRVVSEEDLVGKRANIAFNDNLLTLANHLSLPMKKCSHRDKQSGACPGARPFRINLKPRGTGVILEWLCPFGHVVWQWNSQPTLKFGMQGGDFLLSMNILLSGNNYRKVALLFKFMNMGMVAEGTHFRLQDAYCIEPVQEYWEKTRAEVLERLHEKDHVVVLGDGRMDSPGHCAQFCTYTTLEQDSSDIVYIVSVDKRETSRNSVIMERECFTRTMDVLLQELPIKEVVTDAHPQISALLSKDFLILILLMSM, via the exons ATGCCAGAACCTGTTGATGAGGAACCAGATAATATTCCTGGGCAGCGTAGAGTTGTGTCTGAGGAGGACCTGGTTGGTAAAAGAGCCAATATCGCCTTCAATGACAACCTCCTTACACTTGCCAACCACTTGAGTTTGCCCATGAAAAAGTGCAGCCACAGGGACAAACAGTCTGGAGCATGCCCTGGTGCTCGGCCATTTCGGATCAATCTCAAACCAAGAGGGACTGGCGTCATTTTGGAATGG CTGTGTCCCTTTGGACACGTAGTGTGGCAGTGGAATTCACAGCCGACACTAAAGTTCGGCATGCAGGGTGGTGATTTTCTGCTGTCCATGAACATTCTGCTGTCAGGCAACAACTACAGAAAAGTGGCCCTCCTGTTCAAATTCATGAACATGGGTATGGTTGCAGAGGGCACACACTTCAGGCTGCAGGATGCCTACTGCATAGAGCCTGTGCAGGAATACTGGGAGAAAACCAGGGCGGAAGTCCTAGAGCGCTTGCATGAAAAGGACCATGTTGTTGTCTTGG GTGATGGCAGAATGGATTCTCCTG GTCATTGTGCCCAGTTTTGCACCTACACCACTCTAGAGCAAGACTCCAGCGATATAGTTTACATTGTTTCGGTTGACAAACGTGAGACTAGCCGAAATTCTGTGATCATGGAGAGGGAGTGCTTTACAAGGACCATGGATGTGCTGCTCCAGGAACTTCCCATTAAAGAAGTGGTCACTGATGCCCACCCCCAGATCTCTGCCTTGCTAAGTAAggacttcctcatcctcattttGCTAATGTCCATGTGA